The Methanobrevibacter sp. genomic sequence TGGAATCTATGTTAACCTCATTGAAGATGTTTCATTCAACCTTGCAAAAGGTATGAGCTCACAAGAAATCGATGAGCAAATCAGCACCACCAAAGTATCCGAATTACTTGCAGGATACAGAGGAGAAGCAGCTTGTGATGTTGAAGAAGTTAAAGAAGCTATTAAAAGAGTAGCTAGATTAACTTTAGATTTCCCAGAAATATCCGAGTTAGACATTAACCCGATCTTCGTTTACGAAGAAGGTTCCAGTGCACTCGATATTAAAATCAAATTATAATTTCTCAAATGAGAAATTAACTCTTTTTATTTTTTTAAACTTTAATAAATATTAAATTCATAATAATAACCATGTTAGGTGATATTATGGATGGTGAAATTGATTTAGAGTTATATACTATTTCTTTGATTCGGTTGAATTCTATTTTTCAAAAAATTGAAGATGAAAAAATAGTAACTGACATAATTTCAGACATAAACGATTGTTTTAATGATTTAAACCAATTAAATGAAGATATCTTAAACGATTTATCGCAAGCAGAAATTAACATTAATGAGTATGACCCATTTTTTGAAAATGGAATGGTGATGTTTCCAGAATATACTAAAGGTATTGATGAAATTATAGAAAAAATAGATGATGAAAACCTTAAAGCTGCATTGAATACTTTATCAGACCTTTTTGTGAAATTAATTAAAGTAGGTAATGAATACTTTGAAAAAAGAGGCGCATTAAAATGAAATTTGATTTATCCAAAATAGGAATTAAATCAGATTTGCAATATGAATGTATTACAACCACCATTAATAAAGACGGCGTGAAAAATGCAGGCGCATTTGCATTTGAATATTTAGGTAATGACAAAGTACATTGCCACATCTTTGAAGGATCAAAAACTTTAAAAAATATCCTAGATACTAACGAATACGTAGTTAACATAACACAAGACCCATTAGTTTTCACATATGCCACACTAGATTGTTTAGGCAATGAATATTATACTGATGATGACTCAATAGCTATTATTAAAAACACTCTAGCTTACATTATTGTCGATGTTGAAAATGTTGAGATTAAAACACCTGAAAATTTCCCAATCAAAGGCGATAGCAATATCTATTTCATATATGGAAAAATCAGAGAATTAGTTATTAATGATGAAAGAGCAGCAGCATTCAGCAGAGGAATGTCTGCGTTGATTGAATCCTTAGTTAACTTTTCAAGATACAAAATAGTGGATGAAGAAAAAAGAAAAAAATACATGGACGAATTAATTGAAAATCAGAGAGTTATAAATAAAGTTTCAGATGAAAAAACTAAAAAGGCAATAGCTGATTTAAAATTTGAATACGAAAAATACTAGTTTTTAAAAAAAAGATAGGTTGTAAAAAGTTTAGACTTGAAACTATAAAAATTATTCATAAGAATCAAATTGCTTATACTCATATGCAGATTTTGGTCGTTATAGGACTATAAGCGCTTTTATATATTTTGAGAATGATTTCAATATTATGTGAAATTTTATTGTCCAATCTTGTTCATTAAAAGTTCAGTAGACCATATATAATTATAAATACCATAAACCATTTCTACAAATTCATTGTATTGGTTCCATATTCCCATTGCTGTTTTAGGTAGTGGTTTGTTTTCTTTAATCTTGCAAAATGTTATTAGCATCTCTTTTTTATCCCTTATTACTAATTTAATAAATGGAGTCTGAGTTATCTTCATTTCTAGATTCAATTTACTTATTTCTTTTATAATATCCTCTTCACCATATGATCCATTAAATATAGATCTTACATGCACTCCTTTTTTAATAGCTTTTTCTAGATTATCTTTCAATAGTCTGGATTCATCTTTAAACATTAAACCAACTAAAATAAATATTGATTCCTTAGCTCTTGATATTATTTCCATTTCTTTTTTTAAGTTTTTTTCACTTCCATTGATTAACCATATCGGTGCTGGAACACTTGGGATTTGGTCCTGATATATGAAGTTTAGTTCATTTTCAGCTTCATCTAGCTGTTCTTTAATATAACTTCTTGACTTTTCAAATACTTCATTTGGTGGTACTACATTAAACTTTAATGGCTTGCCATTTATTATTTCAACAAAACCTTTTTTAGAAAGACTTTTAAGTACTGCATATACTTTTGATCTTGGTACCTTTGATTCTAGACTAATTTCTGTTGCAGTTGCAGAAATTAATGACATAGTTGCGATGTATGCTTGAATTTCATATTCTGTTAATCCAAGGATTTTTAGAGCATTTATCGTTTTTTGATTTACAGACATTTTATCCTCCAATTATTGTTTTATTTTATACTATCTTAGTTACAAAAAGTATTTAAATATATTTATTGTAACGTAAATACAGGAGTGAACAATTATGATTTTTGCTGTAAAAACCATTTCGTTAGGAAAAAGTTATGGAGATTTCAGAGCCCTTGATAATTTAAATCTTAGAATAAAAAAAGGTGAAATTTATGGTCTTTTAGGTCCTAACGGCGCTGGAAAAACAACAATTATTAAAATATTATGTGGTTTATTAAGTCCAACATCTGGTGAAGCATACATACTTGATAATAAGGTTCCAAATAAAAAAATTTCATCTGATATAGGTTATATGCCTCAAGAAACAGCACTTTATTCCGGGCTGACTGTTCATCAAAATATAAATTTTTATGCTAATTTGTTTGGTATTAAAAATAATGAAATTAAAGAAAAAGAAACGGAACTCTTAAAGTTTGTCGACCTTTATGATTGGAGAAATGAAATTATAGAGAATCTAAGTGGCGGAATGAAACATAGAGTATCGCTTGCCTGTACTTTAATTCATGACCCCAAGGTGATAATTTTAGATGAACCAACTGTTGGTGTTGATCCTGAACTTAGAATTTCCTTTTGGAATTATTTTAACAAACTAAAAGAAAAAGGAGTGTCAATACTACTTACAACTCACTATATGGATGAAGCAGAACGATGTGATAGAATTGGTCTCCTAAGTCATGGGCATTTAATCGCTGAAAACAGCCCTAAAGATCTTATTATTGAAACAGAAACAGATTCTCTTGAAGATGCATTTTTAAAATTTTCTAGGATGTGTGATAGATGAAATTTAATAGAATTTTTGCAGTTACAAAGAGAATATTCACAGATATAAAAAATGATAAACGGACAATGGGTCTTATTATACTTGCACCAATACTTGCAATGACTGTATTTGGGATTGCTTTCAGTGGAGATGTTGAAAATATAGATGTAATTGTTGTAAATCATGATGAAGGATTTACAGTTCATGGAGAAGGTTTTAAATCTTTATCTCAAGACATACTCTCCAATATTGATGATAAAACAATAAACATACAATATATGGATAATGAAAATCAAGCATTAGATAAGGTTGAAAGAGGTGAGGTTTATGCAGTTATTAGTTTTCCACCTAACTTTACAAAAGATGTTTTTTCAGGTGTTAAAAATTCTAACTCATCAAATTCTGATATAACGGTTAAAGCTGATGAAAGTATTGTGAATATTAAAACTGCAATATATAGTTCTTTAACAGATGCTCAAAAAATAACATTTGATAAAGAAGGATTTAAATCTCCGGTTAACATTAATGAAAATCCAGTTTATGGAAAAAATGCCGAATTCATTGATTTCTTTGTTCCGGGAATAATGTCCTTTGTTGTTTATATTTTAACGATATTACTTACTCTCATATCCTTTGTAGGTGAAAGAGTTTCAGGCACATTAGAAAGGATTTTAGCAACCCCTCTTACTGAAACTGAAATCATATTAGGTTATGGTATTGCTTTTAGTATAATCGGCATAATTCAATCTGCAATACTGATTATAATTGGAATATTAGTGTTTAATATTACAATAGTTGGAAATGTCCTAATTGCCATTTTAGGAATATCCCTTTTAGCTATTGTATGTCAATCTTTAGGAATATTGCTTTCTAATCTTGCCGATAGAGTTGAACAAGCTATTCAATTTATTCCATTTGTAGTGCTTCCAGCATTCTTACTTTCCGGAATATTTTGGCCAATAGAAGCAATTCCTCAGTGGCTTAGACCATTATCTTATTTAATACCACCTACTTATGCTGCAAGGGCTTCCCGTGCAGTCATGATTAAGGGATGGGGTATTGATATGATTTGGATGGATCTACTTGCATTGACAATATTTGCATTTATCTTTTTAACAATGTCTGTTTACTCTTTAAAGACCAAAAAAGGATAAATTTTATTATAAATAAATTGTTGGTTGAAAACAAATTTAGGCCTATAAAATTTTAAAGTCAAAAAAAAAGAAAATTAAAAGCATAGTTAATTAACTATGCTTCCCAGTATATTTTATCTTGAGGAATGGTTTTATTTAAAAGGCCAATGCTTACTTCAAGTGTTTGGAATTCATCTACATCTGCTTTGAAATCATTATCAATACCAGAAATAAATGGGAAACTAGCTAGAGAATCAGCTTCTAAACTCGCATCAGATACAATATCTTCAGGCAAGAGTTTTACAACTTTATCTGCATTGCCATCTTTAACATTTTCATTGATGAATTCAGTTGCATTTTCATGGATTTTTACAATAGTTTTTGCTTGATCTTCATGGTTTTTGATGAAATCATCAGAAGCAACAACCACACAACATGGATGGTCCGGCAAGATTTCAGAAGAATCAGCCAATACATGAGCATTGCTTTGATTTTCAGCAATGGACACATAAGGCTGATAAGTAATGATACCATCAATCTGACCTGCTTTTAATGCATCATTCATTGAAGGAACTTTCATTGCAGACACATTAACATCATCAATAGTCAAACCGGTTTGATTCAAATAGTAAACAAGTAGGGAATGTTGAATAGAAGCTTCCCCAGGAGTTGCAAGTGTTTTTCCTTTTAAATCAGCTGCAGATTGAATTCCAGAATTATCAGTTACAATAATACCTGAACCTTCTGTTTGAGCTGAAGAAATAACTTTAACAGGGACTCCTTTTTCAATTGAAGATAAAACAGGAGTAATTCCAAGATAACCAACATCCACTTCACCACTAGCCATAGCAGTCATTAAATCACCACCATTATTAAATTGGACTAGTTCAATGGAAATATTATTGTCATTATACATACCTTTAGCATCAGCAACAAATAACGCCGCATCGTGATCTGAAGGTAGGTAACCTATCTTTACAGTGTCGTCTCCTCCCAAAAAGTTGAAAAGACCCATACTGGCCGAACCTATTACTAAAATCAAAGCCAGCACCAACACTAAAACAAATATAATTTTTTTATTCATCATATCACCGTTAATTAATATTAACTACATGAATAAGTTATAAAAAAATAGATATAAAAACATTACTTTTTAACAGTGACATTCAGTATTAAAGAAAAGAAAGAAAAAAAAAGAAGTTATAATAACTCTTTTCTCAAATCAATAGTATCCTTTAAATCAGGACCTGTTGAAATAATAGTTACAGGAACTCCAGTTTCAGATTGGATTTCATCAATGAAAGCCTTAGTTTCAGCAGATAAATCACCATAGTCCTGTGTTCTTGCACAATTCGGATATAATTTGTCAACACATGTTAAAGCTATTTGAGTTGCGCCGTTGATTCTGCATGATTCCTTTGCAAGTTCCATGTCAAAGTATCCTATTCTTCTGCGTCTTCCGGTTACAACACCGTATTCTTCAAGTCCTTTTTCTTCAGCTTCTTTTTGGCTCATTTCAGTTGGAAACGGTCCTTCACCAACACGAGAGATGTAAGCTTTAAATACATTAATGACTTCATCCACTTTAGTCGGGCCGACACCTACGTCAGCAGCAAAAGTAGATGCAGTAGTATCTTTACTGGTTACAAACGGATAGGTTCCATAATAAAGGGATAAAGCAAAACCTTGAGACCCTTCGATAAATACATCCTCACCATTGTCAATAGCTTCATTACAGGCAACTGACACATCAGTAATGTATTCCTCAAGTTCAGGAACATCACGGGCCAAATCGATTGTTCTCATCACCCTGTCAGAATTTGCAGGTCCGCAGCCGGAACCTGTACTTCCGATTTTTTTAGCTAAATGTTCAGAGCTTTTATCTCTGCTTCTGTGATTCTCTGTAATAATTGCACATCTAGGATCGACGCACATTCTTTCTTTTACGTTATACTTCTTTAATTTATCAAATTCATCAAATAATACATCAGGATTTACTAAAACTCCTGCTCCAATCATGAGTTTAGCATCAGTATGTACGAAACCAGAAGGGGTTAATCTTAAACCATATTTCTCTCCATTAAACACTACAGAATGGCCCGCATTGGGTCCAACTCCTGCACGAGCTATAATATCTGGTTTATCATTGCCGCAAAGGTAAGTAATACATTTTCCTTTACCTTCATCGCCCCAGGCACCACCAACTAAAATACTACAAGTCATTTAATAACTCCTTAAAAATCAATATCAGAAAATAGTTAAATTTTCATAACAATAATATTATATCATTAATGATTAAAAAGCTTTTGGAAATGAAAAATTTGAGTTCTTTCAAAAATTTAAGTGATTTTTAGTAAATCGCATTGTCTTCGTCCCAATACTTTAATTTTAAATCAAATCTTTTTAAAATTCATTTATCTGTTTTTAATAATTTTTTTATGTGTTTTGAGAAGTTTTTTAGGAAGCAATTGTCAATTTTATTGGATGTGATTGCAATTTTTGAGTCGATGAGGTAATTCGTAAGTTTTTTAAATTTAGGAATTATCAAATTAGATGGTAATTTACGAATAACTGATGGAACGTTTGAATCTAAATAAAATATTTTGTTTCTTTTTTCTTTAGCATTATTCATTGAATCAGTATCAATAATATCGAAAAATATTCTTTATAGTCTTGAATTATTTTTATTTCTTCTTTAGAAGTGTTGTTTTTAGCAATATGGTCTCTAATTTCCCTGTTCATTAATTGTTTTGTGTGAAATGTGCAGAATTGTTGTTTAATTTATAATCTATCAATTGCTACTCTTTATTCTTGTTTTAAATCAGTCATTATACAATTTTTCTTTTGATTACTTAGTGATTGATTTAAAATGTTGTATACGTTGTCCACTGCCTCTGAATCGACCAATTCTTTGGCCACTTTTGTATTTAGTTCTAAGTCGAATAAAACTAAAAGATACATCAAATTTCCATTCTTTTTAACCCAAATAACATCAAATAAATAATATCCAGAAAAACTCCAATTTTCATGCTTAATTTCATATTCTGACTTTAAAAATAATGTTTTCTATACTCTGATTTGAGATTTCAATGTTATGTTCTTTTTTTAAAGAATTACAAATTTTATGAAGACTTCCATTAAAATAACTGCATAAATACCCAATATATTCAATTACAGGAATAATATATTAGCATTTTCATTAACAATACTTGTTAAATCAGCATAGATTACATGGCCACATTTATTACATTTATATTTCTGTACAACACAGTTTTGTTCCCCAATTGTTAAAAAAAAATTAATTTTCTATAATAAATACCATTTTTAACAACATCCCTAGAACCACTGGATTAAAATACTCATCACCATTTCTTGAAACAAACAAAGAATCATCAATAGATTGACATCCATTTCAAGTTTTATCCTCATCTGTACGAAATCATGAAAACTCTGGAACAAAATCACAAAATTTAAATTGTTTATCAAATAAAATACAACTTTAGGCTTTTATATTTACTGTAGACATATTAATATATTATCTTCACTTATTATATTAATTTTAATACTTCTAAATTAAAAATAAAGGAAAAATAGAACAGAAAAAATGTTGCTCCAAAAAATTAATTTCAATCCAAATCACTTAAGTTTTTGAAAGAGCCATCTCTTCCAAATTTGATTATTACTATGGTAATTATAAATAGTATTAATAAAATCAATCCAAACCAATTAAAATACCAAAAAATTGAAAATAAACAAATAACACTATATAAAATACATAATTGATTATTATTTTTAATTTTATATGATGATATGTAAATAATTAATGACAATGAGATGTCAACAATAGTGGTTATAATTAATGGCATTATCAAATCAATATCAAAAAGTTCATTAAGATTAAATCTAACTACCATAAATATAATAAATAAAATCCACAAAATAATATACATTAAAGCAATATATCTTGCTAATTGACGACCTTTATTCTTTCCTACAAACATGTTATTACCTCCACATCATTGATATTAATAATGTGGTTGTTAAAATTAATGATAAAAATGCATATTTTTTAAATCCTTTTTGTGTTTTTAATTCAAATGGAATTATGTTATTAATTTTATCTGGAGACAGTACAAAGCAAAATAAACAGAATGATAGTAAAAAATAAAATAAACTATGATTCAAAGACATTCCATTTTGAAAAATACTTTTAAATATCCATAAAAGTGAAATGCCCATTGGACCATTACAAACCATAAGAGATAACATATAATAATAGAATGGATGATACCCAAAAGTCATGCTATTTTTAAGGTCATTTAAATACTCTCTGCTTTCATTATTATATACATTTAATTTCAAAAACATAAATATTGGTGGGAAAAATTCTATTAAACTAAAAGCAATAGAGGAATACAAACCGCCCTGTTTAAAAGCTAAAATTCCAATACAAGTAGATAATAATCCACTAACTCCAAATAGAATGAAAACCATTCCCTGATATGAAATTCCTGGATGCATCATATCGAATAAGACATATTTTCCATTTAAATAATCACGTTTATAAATAATTAAAATTATTATCAGTGATGAAAAAGATAAACCCATAAATGAAATTAATAAATAACTAAAATCTCCAATTAAAAAAGTAATGAAAACTGAAGTAATGAATGATAAGAATTCACATTCTATAATTAAACCCAATGCATAATATTTTAGTTCATATGAATTCAAATCTCTCCAACTAGTCCTCATAATCTCAGCGAATGATTTCATAATATACACTATTTTATTTATTTTCAATTGCATCTTTAAATACTTGAGGAATAATATTAGTATTGAAAAAAATAATTATTTGATCAATAACTGAATCATCATAATTGTTTTTTAATATTAACTCAATTGGACCATATCTAATCAAATTCTCATCAATATTGATTGAAGTTATAGTTGCAATTTTTCCTCCTTTTGAAAGTATTATTCGCTCAACCGTAACTTTGGTAATTTGGGTGCCTATTTTTAAAGAACCTCCTAGCCCAATAAAAGATAAAACATTATCTAAAAGGAAAAATGCTGCATCAATATATGTTATTTCCCCATCCAATAATCCATCAGCATATAATAATCCAACTTCTCCTGATGCAAATAAAAATATTCCGCAATAGATAATGGAATATCTCCTGTAATTAATCCACCTGCTGTAAGAGTAATGCCTGCTGAAACTAACTCTCCACCTACAATTCCCACAATTAAATTAGTAAAAAACGATTCCACTTCAGATTCATCATTTCCAAGAGGATTATTGAATAAAATACTATTTATTAATAATTCTCAACTGATTCTAAATCAGAATACTCATTACTTGATTTATTTAATATTTTTTCACCGTATTTCCATGCATTTTCGGTAATATTGTCATGATAACAGGGCATTGTTCCTAGTAACCCATAATTGCTAAAGTAATCCCGTACAATATCAGTTTCCAAATCTAAAAACCATAAATTACTATTATCATAAGCATGTTTGATAAAAATATAACCATTGCTTGTGAAAATCTCCAGAGTTTCATTGTTCATATAACTTTCAATTAAACCAAGAGTAACACTGCCAATCTTTGTGGTATTCCATACATTATTACCCACCAATTGTTCAACTAAACTGAAACTGAAACTTGTAGCAAAATTAAACTTCCAAACATCACTATGGTTTCCTATTGTTTCACGACCCATATTATGGTCAGACTCACCAGTAATATACAAACTGTTATAATCATTACATAATGAAACACATACAGGACTGATACGCTCCCATGTTACATTAAAATTACTTGCTGATCCATCAGCAACACAATCATTTTCATAAATCACAAGCAAAGGTGTTAAAAAAGTACCATATGCCGCTTTCATCAAACCAGGACCATATAAATCTTTTTAATCAAAACCAATATTATAAATACATACTTAAATCGTTTTTGGGGAAGAGAACATAGGAATATATTAAAAAAAAAAATACTGCCCATGTTAAAAAGAATGCTTTGAAATTCAATTCACGATTAAAAAGGACATAACAATTATTCGACAGATAATCATGAAACAACAGTAAAATTCCATCCGAAATCAAGATCATGGCAATAAAACTTTCAATTGAATGATAAACAATAATGAAATAACCAAATACAATAAAAACACTTATATGATAATAAAAAAGAATAAAATCAACGTAACTTCAACGGGTGATTTTCACACATCGGGTCCTTAATAATATTTCTTTTCTGATGGTATTTCAAAAAGTAAAGCATCCACTGGTTGGAAAGTTCGCGAAGGGATGAATCGTCTAACCTTTCAAATGGTGAGAAGAAGTCCATCTGATCTCCCCCAACGGCAATAGCTATCTCATCTGTTTCAATCAACATGAAAAAGTCATTTCGGATATTGTGAATGTCAAAATCTTCAACAACAGAAACTGTTTTTTCTTTTTTATAATTATGGTAAAAGGTATTTAAGTATTCGAAATCTATGAATTTAATATCCCTGACCTTAAACAATACTTCCTCACTTAACAGATGATGTTTATAGTTATATTTTGACAGAAAATCAATATCCCATATATTATTGTAAAAGGCTGAGAAAAAAGAATCTTGGGCAAATCTGACAACCAGAGAAAAGCTCTCATCCATTCTCGGAGTCCCGAGTTCCACATCCATAAACTGCAAATAAATTGAATCTTGAGAAATTTCAATTGAAACTAATTTACCGGAATTAATAATAACATCCCGAATTAACTTTAAAGACCTTGTATTCATCCTAACACCTATTCTTAACGAAAACTTCATATGCCCCTTCAATTTCATATTCCTTTTCGGGACTATATGACTTATCCCACTTGAAGGGGTTAATTTCAATTTGATTGTTAATAGACTCATCCCAATTAATAGAGAAATTTTCCTCTTTCAGATATTTGAAAACGGTTTTACCGATTTCAAGTGCCTTATCTTCATTATTTTCAAAATCACCAAATGTTATTTTTAATTTGCTGTCAAAAACAGCTTCCTCAACATCTTCAAAAGTATAAAAACAAAAACCTTCAGCTGAGAATTTATTATTATTCAGATGGACAAACAGTTCAAATGCATCGTTTACCCCCTCTTTGATATCATAGCCGCAATTATGAACAGCTACAATGCCTTCACAAGCCAGGCCATTAAATGCATTTTCTAATTTTGCAAAGTTTTCATTTGAAAAATTATTAGAAGAAACAGAAAGACAGGACAAATCAATATCCTCATCAATAAACTGGTCTTCCAGTATCTCCATCATTTCCTCATTGTCAAAAAATCCGGATTTAGCAAGCAAATCTTTCATATATTCAAATTCATCAGCTAAATCTTGATTCATAAAATCACTATTCCTCATCACCAAACATTAAAATACGGGTGATATTTCCTCTTTCAGTAAATCCTGCCATAACGCGGGCTTCGCCAATTTTGGCTAGATAAAATTCATCGTGAGGTTTAAAGCTATATCCTTTAAGCTTTGTATATGCTTCAAAAGCTACTTTCGGGAAAACATTGAAATTCTTTTGGAAAGTGTAGAAAGTATCTCTAAACTTTTCAACAGAATTATTTTCCTCGATTGAATCGGACTTGACTGCTACAAAAATATCCAATCCATCATCTGAAACTGCATAATAACCGTCAAAGCCTAAAATAGAGGTTGAAGCCATGGCAATAGTATGGCAAAAATCAAAATCTGCTTGAATTAATGGGGAGTTGAATTCAGGAACTTCAAATTTATCTCCAATTTCTTTGATTTCTAATGCGGAGAGAATTAAATCTTTACCAAAGATATCTTCATTATCCCATGCCCATGCCCACTGATTTAAATCCTGTGAGTAGAAACCTAGTATTTGAACAGGCATTTCAATATCATTGAAGGAAATTACAGCATTTTCTATATCCAAATCTCCAATGGTCTCACCAATCAATTCTGACAGGTTTTCCTGTTTGTCAAGGGCTAGTGCCCCATACTTTGATAAAATTGTTTTAAATGAGTCGCCTTCTTCGATTGCTATTTCTTTTTCTATTGTTTTCAATTTAAACACCTAAAATTCTAATTTTGAAATTCTGTCCATTGCCTCTTTAGTATTTTCCAACGTATTAAATGCAGTAAGTCTCAAATAACCTTCACCGCTTGGACCAAATCCTGAACCTGGAGTTCCAATTACGTTTGCCTCATTTAACAATAAATCGAAAAATGCCCATGAATCCATGTTGTTTGGAGTTTTAACCCAGATGTATGGTGAGCTTATTCCTCCATAAACTTCCAAACCTATATCGGACAAACTTTCGCGAATAATCTTTGCATTTGCCATGTAATAGTCAATGACTTGCCTAATTTCCTTTTGACCTTCCTCAGAATAGGTGGCTTCTGCTGCTTTTTGCACAGGATAAGACACACCATTGAATTTAGTTGTTTGTCTTCTACTCCACAACGGATTAATTTCAACTTCCCCTCCTTCACTGTCATATCCTACTAACTGTTTTGGAACAACTGTGTATGCGCAACGGGTTCCTGTAAATCCTGCAGTTTTTGAAAAGCTTTTAAATTCAATAGCTACTTCTTTTGCACCTTCAATTTCATAAATACTGTGAGGAACATTATCTTCATTAATAAATGCTTCATAGGCAGCGTCAAATAAAATAATGGCTTTGTTTTCTTTTGCATAATCAACAAATACTTTTAACTGATCCTTGGTTAAAGTGGTTCCGGTCGGATTGTTCGGATAGCATAAATAAATAATATCAACAGGTTCGGACGGCAACTCCGGAATGAATGCATTTTCAGCATTGCATTTAAGGTAGGTTAAACCTTCATAAACACCATCTTTCATCTCACCTGTTCTTCCGGCCATCACATTGGTATCAACATATACTGTATAAACCGGATCGGTTACTGCGATTTTATTGTCAATGCCGAATATTTCCTGAATATTACCGGTATCACATTTAGCACCGTCGCTGATGAATACTTCTGAAGTGTCAATGTCAACACCGTATTTTTTATAGTCGTCTTTAATAGCCTGTGCTAAAAATTCATAACCTTGTTCCGGCCCATAACCCATGAATGTATCGGCATTTCCC encodes the following:
- a CDS encoding LL-diaminopimelate aminotransferase, with translation MVVKINENYLKLKSSYLFVEVARREAEFIKQNPDANVIKMGIGDVTKPLVPSVVKAFSEAVEEMGNADTFMGYGPEQGYEFLAQAIKDDYKKYGVDIDTSEVFISDGAKCDTGNIQEIFGIDNKIAVTDPVYTVYVDTNVMAGRTGEMKDGVYEGLTYLKCNAENAFIPELPSEPVDIIYLCYPNNPTGTTLTKDQLKVFVDYAKENKAIILFDAAYEAFINEDNVPHSIYEIEGAKEVAIEFKSFSKTAGFTGTRCAYTVVPKQLVGYDSEGGEVEINPLWSRRQTTKFNGVSYPVQKAAEATYSEEGQKEIRQVIDYYMANAKIIRESLSDIGLEVYGGISSPYIWVKTPNNMDSWAFFDLLLNEANVIGTPGSGFGPSGEGYLRLTAFNTLENTKEAMDRISKLEF